The Acomys russatus chromosome 1, mAcoRus1.1, whole genome shotgun sequence genome has a window encoding:
- the Emilin1 gene encoding EMILIN-1 isoform X2: MYRSFLRPRYRVAYKTVTDMEWRCCQGYGGDDCGEGPASVLGPAPSTPHPRPRPARPNLSGSSAGSHLSGLGGEGPGESEKVQQLEQQVKSLTRELQGLRGALQGMNGRLAEDVQRAVETAFNGRQQPADAAARPGVRETLSEIQQQLQLLDNRVSTHDQELGHLNNHHNGGPGGGSRAPVPVPSGPSEELLRQLERQLQESCSVCLAGLDGFRQQQQEDRERLRTLEKLLSSMEERQQQLAGPAMARRPPQECCPPELGRRLSELERRLDVVAGSVTVLSGRRGSELGGAAGQGRHPPGYTSLASRLSRLEDRFNSTLGPSEEREKDWPGGAGKLGRWLPAAPGRLEKLEGLLANVSRELGGHLDLLEEQVAGAVQACGQICSGGPGEQESQVNEILSALERRVLDSEGQLRLVASGLHKMGAAGEAQQAMLEGLQGTLGRLQERMDTQEETAAELSLRLNLTAAQLSQLEGLLQARGDEGCGACGGVQEELGRLRDGVERCSCPLLPPRGPGAGPGGGGPSRGPLDGFSVFGGSSGSALQALQGELSEVILTFSSLNDSLHELQTTVEGQGADLADLGATKDSIISEINRLQQEATEHVTESEERFRGLEESQAQVGQCPSLEGRLGRLEGVCERLDTVAGGLQGLREGLSRHVAGLWDALRESNSTSLTQAALLEKLLGGQAGLGRRLGALNSSLLLLEDRLQQLSLKDFTGPAGEAGPPGPPGPPGLQGPLGPAGPPGPPGKDGQKGAIGPPGPQGEQGVEGLPAAPVPRVAFSAALSLPRSDPGTVPFDRVLLNDGGYYDPETGVFTAPLAGRYLLSAVLTGHRHEKVEAVLSRSNLGVARIDSGGYEPEGLENKPVAESQPSPGALGVFSLILPLQVGDTVCIDLVMGQLAHSEEPLTIFSGALLYEDTELEQV; the protein is encoded by the exons AT GTACCGAAGCTTCCTTCGCCCTCGCTACCGAGTGGCCTACAAGACAGTGACAGACATGGAATGGCGGTGCTGTCAAGGGTATGGGGGCGATGACTGTGGAGAGGGCCCTGCTTCCGTTCTGGGTCCCGCGCCCTCCACACCACACCCCCGGCCCAGGCCCGCGCGCCCCAACCTATCTGGTTCCAGTGCAGGCAGCCACCTCAGTGGACTAGGAGGAGAAG gtcCTGGTGAGTCAGAGAAAGTGCAGCAGCTAGAGCAGCAGGTGAAGAGCCTGACCAGAGAGCTGCAAGGCCTTCGAGGTGCCCTGCAGGGAATGAACGGGCGCCTGGCAGAAGATGTACAGAGGGCTGTGGAAACGGCCTTTAACGGGAGGCAGCAGCCCGCAGATGCAGCTGCCCGCCCCGGGGTGCGGGAGACCCTCAGTGAGatccagcagcagctgcagctcctAGACAACCGCGTCTCCACCCACGACCAGGAGCTCGGCCACCTAAACAACCATCATAACGGAGGCCCGGGCGGAGGCAGCAGGGCCCCTGTTCCGGTTCCTTCTGGCCCCAGTGAGGAACTGTTAAGGCAGCTGGAAAGACAGCTGCAGGAATCTTGTTCAGTGTGTCTGGCGGGACTGGATGGCTtccggcagcagcagcaggaggataGGGAGCGGCTGCGAACACTCGAGAAGCTACTATCCTCCATGGAGGAGCGGCAGCAGCAACTCGCGGGACCCGCCATGGCCAGGAGACCCCCTCAGGAATGCTGCCCCCCAGAGCTGGGTCGGCGACTGTCGGAGCTGGAGCGGAGGCTAGATGTGGTGGCCGGCTCGGTGACAGTGCTAAGTGGACGGAGAGGCTCTGAGTTGGGAGGAGCTGCAGGGCAGGGGCGCCACCCCCCAGGCTACACCAGCTTGGCCTCCCGCCTTTCCCGCCTGGAGGACCGCTTCAACTCTACGCTAGGTCCCTCAGAGGAGCGAGAGAAGGACTGGCCTGGAGGAGCAGGCAAGCTGGGCCGCTGGTTGCCTGCTGCTCCAGGACGCCTAGAAAAGCTGGAGGGCCTACTGGCCAATGTGAGCAGGGAGCTGGGTGGCCACCTAGAtctgctggaagagcaggtggcaggaGCTGTGCAGGCTTGTGGACAGATCTGCTCTGGGGGTCCCGGGGAGCAGGAATCTCAGGTCAATGAGATCCTTAGTGCCTTGGAACGCAGGGTGCTGGATAGTGAGGGCCAGCTACGCTTGGTGGCCTCAGGCTTGCACAAAATGGGCGCAGCAGGGGAGGCCCAGCAGGCCATGTTGGAGGGACTGCAAGGGACCCTGGGCCGGCTTCAGGAGCGCATGGATACACAGGAGGAGACGGCTGCAGAGCTCTCGCTGCGCCTCAATCTTACAGCAGCCCAGCTAAGTCAGCTGGAGGGTCTGCTGCAAGCCCGTGGGGATGAGGGCTGTGGCGCCTGTGGCGGTGTCCAGGAGGAGCTGGGTCGCCTTCGGGATGGCGTGGAACGTTGCTCCTGTCCACTATTACCCCCGCGGGGACCTGGAGCTGGTCCAGGTGGTGGAGGACCAAGCCGTGGGCCTCTGGATGGTTTCAGTGTGTTTGGGGGCAGCTCAGGCTCAGCCCTCCAGGCCCTGCAAGGAGAGCTCTCTGAGGTCATTCTTACCTTCAGCTCCCTCAATGACTCACTGCATGAACTCCAGACCACTGTGGAGGGCCAGGGTGCTGATCTGGCTGACCTGGGGGCCACCAAGGACAGCATCATCTCCGAGATCAACAGGCTACAACAGGAGGCCACAGAGCACGTGACAGAGAGCGAGGAGCGCTTCCGGGGCCTGGAGGAGAGCCAGGCGCAGGTGGGCCAGTGCCCTAGCCTAGAGGGGCGCTTAGGCCGTCTTGAGGGAGTCTGCGAGCGACTGGACACTGTGGCAGGGGGACTACAAGGCCTGCGTGAAGGCCTTTCCAGACATGTGGCTGGGCTCTGGGATGCACTACGGGAAAGCAACAGCACCAGCCTGACACAGGCCGCCCTGCTGGAGAAGCTGCTGGGGGGCCAGGCAGGCCTGGGCAGGCGGCTTGGTGCCCTCAACAgttccctgctgctcctggaagACCGTCTGCAGCAGCTTAGCCTGAAGGACTTTACTG GACCTGCGGGCGAGGCTGGGCCCCCTGGGCCCCCTGGGCCTCCTGGGCTACAGGGGCCTCTAGGCCCTGCAGGACCTCCAGGACCTCCTGGCAAAGATGGACAAAAGGGGGCCATTGGACCACCAG GTCCTCAAGGTGAACAGG GAGTGGAGGGACTACCAGCAGCCCCCGTGCCCAGGGTGGCCTTTTCAGCTGCCCTGAGTTTGCCTCGGTCAGATCCTGGCACGGTCCCCTTCGACAGAGTCCTGCTCAACGATGGAGGCTACTACGACCCAGAGACAG GTGTATTCACTGCGCCACTGGCTGGACGCTACTTGCTGAGCGCTGTACTAACTGGACACCGGCACGAGAAAGTGGAAGCCGTGCTGTCACGCTCCAACCTGGGCGTGGCCCGTATTGACTCCGGAGGCTACGAGCCTGAGGGACTGGAGAATAAGCCTGTGGCCGAAAGTCAGCCCAGCCCTGGCGCTCTGGGCGTCTTCAGCCTCATCCTGCCACTGCAGGTCGGAGACACCGTCTGTATCGACCTGGTCATGGGCCAGCTGGCACACTCAGAGGAGCCGCTCACCATCTTCAGCGGAGCCCTGCTCTACGAGGACACAGAACTTGAACAGGTGTAG
- the Ost4 gene encoding dolichyl-diphosphooligosaccharide--protein glycosyltransferase subunit 4, which yields MITDVQLAIFANMLGVSLFLLVVLYHYVAVNNPKKQE from the coding sequence ATGATCACGGACGTGCAGCTCGCCATCTTCGCCAACATGCTGGGCGTGTCGCTTTTCTTGCTCGTGGTTCTCTATCACTACGTGGCAGTCAACAATCCCAAGAAGCAGGAATAA
- the Emilin1 gene encoding EMILIN-1 isoform X1: MALSTLWSCYLCCLLTVVTEAASYPPRGYSLYTGGSGALSPGGPQAQNSPRPASRHRNWCAYVVTRTVSCVLEDGVETFVKPDYQPCGWGQPQCPRSIMYRSFLRPRYRVAYKTVTDMEWRCCQGYGGDDCGEGPASVLGPAPSTPHPRPRPARPNLSGSSAGSHLSGLGGEGPGESEKVQQLEQQVKSLTRELQGLRGALQGMNGRLAEDVQRAVETAFNGRQQPADAAARPGVRETLSEIQQQLQLLDNRVSTHDQELGHLNNHHNGGPGGGSRAPVPVPSGPSEELLRQLERQLQESCSVCLAGLDGFRQQQQEDRERLRTLEKLLSSMEERQQQLAGPAMARRPPQECCPPELGRRLSELERRLDVVAGSVTVLSGRRGSELGGAAGQGRHPPGYTSLASRLSRLEDRFNSTLGPSEEREKDWPGGAGKLGRWLPAAPGRLEKLEGLLANVSRELGGHLDLLEEQVAGAVQACGQICSGGPGEQESQVNEILSALERRVLDSEGQLRLVASGLHKMGAAGEAQQAMLEGLQGTLGRLQERMDTQEETAAELSLRLNLTAAQLSQLEGLLQARGDEGCGACGGVQEELGRLRDGVERCSCPLLPPRGPGAGPGGGGPSRGPLDGFSVFGGSSGSALQALQGELSEVILTFSSLNDSLHELQTTVEGQGADLADLGATKDSIISEINRLQQEATEHVTESEERFRGLEESQAQVGQCPSLEGRLGRLEGVCERLDTVAGGLQGLREGLSRHVAGLWDALRESNSTSLTQAALLEKLLGGQAGLGRRLGALNSSLLLLEDRLQQLSLKDFTGPAGEAGPPGPPGPPGLQGPLGPAGPPGPPGKDGQKGAIGPPGPQGEQGVEGLPAAPVPRVAFSAALSLPRSDPGTVPFDRVLLNDGGYYDPETGVFTAPLAGRYLLSAVLTGHRHEKVEAVLSRSNLGVARIDSGGYEPEGLENKPVAESQPSPGALGVFSLILPLQVGDTVCIDLVMGQLAHSEEPLTIFSGALLYEDTELEQV; encoded by the exons ATGGCCCTCAGCACCCTCTGGAGCTGCTATCTCTGCTGTCTGCTGACTGTAGTTACAGAGGCTGCCAGCTACCCTCCTCGGGGTTACAGCCTCTACACAGGGGGCAGTGGGGCCCTCAGTCCTGGGGGACCCCAGGCCCAGAACTCACCACGGCCTGCCAGCCGCCACAG GAACTGGTGTGCCTACGTGGTGACTCGGACAGTGAGCTGCGTCCTTGAGGATGGAGTGGAGACCTTTGTCAAGCCAGATTATCAGCCCTGTGGCTGGGGCCAGCCCCAGTGTCCCCGAAGTATCAT GTACCGAAGCTTCCTTCGCCCTCGCTACCGAGTGGCCTACAAGACAGTGACAGACATGGAATGGCGGTGCTGTCAAGGGTATGGGGGCGATGACTGTGGAGAGGGCCCTGCTTCCGTTCTGGGTCCCGCGCCCTCCACACCACACCCCCGGCCCAGGCCCGCGCGCCCCAACCTATCTGGTTCCAGTGCAGGCAGCCACCTCAGTGGACTAGGAGGAGAAG gtcCTGGTGAGTCAGAGAAAGTGCAGCAGCTAGAGCAGCAGGTGAAGAGCCTGACCAGAGAGCTGCAAGGCCTTCGAGGTGCCCTGCAGGGAATGAACGGGCGCCTGGCAGAAGATGTACAGAGGGCTGTGGAAACGGCCTTTAACGGGAGGCAGCAGCCCGCAGATGCAGCTGCCCGCCCCGGGGTGCGGGAGACCCTCAGTGAGatccagcagcagctgcagctcctAGACAACCGCGTCTCCACCCACGACCAGGAGCTCGGCCACCTAAACAACCATCATAACGGAGGCCCGGGCGGAGGCAGCAGGGCCCCTGTTCCGGTTCCTTCTGGCCCCAGTGAGGAACTGTTAAGGCAGCTGGAAAGACAGCTGCAGGAATCTTGTTCAGTGTGTCTGGCGGGACTGGATGGCTtccggcagcagcagcaggaggataGGGAGCGGCTGCGAACACTCGAGAAGCTACTATCCTCCATGGAGGAGCGGCAGCAGCAACTCGCGGGACCCGCCATGGCCAGGAGACCCCCTCAGGAATGCTGCCCCCCAGAGCTGGGTCGGCGACTGTCGGAGCTGGAGCGGAGGCTAGATGTGGTGGCCGGCTCGGTGACAGTGCTAAGTGGACGGAGAGGCTCTGAGTTGGGAGGAGCTGCAGGGCAGGGGCGCCACCCCCCAGGCTACACCAGCTTGGCCTCCCGCCTTTCCCGCCTGGAGGACCGCTTCAACTCTACGCTAGGTCCCTCAGAGGAGCGAGAGAAGGACTGGCCTGGAGGAGCAGGCAAGCTGGGCCGCTGGTTGCCTGCTGCTCCAGGACGCCTAGAAAAGCTGGAGGGCCTACTGGCCAATGTGAGCAGGGAGCTGGGTGGCCACCTAGAtctgctggaagagcaggtggcaggaGCTGTGCAGGCTTGTGGACAGATCTGCTCTGGGGGTCCCGGGGAGCAGGAATCTCAGGTCAATGAGATCCTTAGTGCCTTGGAACGCAGGGTGCTGGATAGTGAGGGCCAGCTACGCTTGGTGGCCTCAGGCTTGCACAAAATGGGCGCAGCAGGGGAGGCCCAGCAGGCCATGTTGGAGGGACTGCAAGGGACCCTGGGCCGGCTTCAGGAGCGCATGGATACACAGGAGGAGACGGCTGCAGAGCTCTCGCTGCGCCTCAATCTTACAGCAGCCCAGCTAAGTCAGCTGGAGGGTCTGCTGCAAGCCCGTGGGGATGAGGGCTGTGGCGCCTGTGGCGGTGTCCAGGAGGAGCTGGGTCGCCTTCGGGATGGCGTGGAACGTTGCTCCTGTCCACTATTACCCCCGCGGGGACCTGGAGCTGGTCCAGGTGGTGGAGGACCAAGCCGTGGGCCTCTGGATGGTTTCAGTGTGTTTGGGGGCAGCTCAGGCTCAGCCCTCCAGGCCCTGCAAGGAGAGCTCTCTGAGGTCATTCTTACCTTCAGCTCCCTCAATGACTCACTGCATGAACTCCAGACCACTGTGGAGGGCCAGGGTGCTGATCTGGCTGACCTGGGGGCCACCAAGGACAGCATCATCTCCGAGATCAACAGGCTACAACAGGAGGCCACAGAGCACGTGACAGAGAGCGAGGAGCGCTTCCGGGGCCTGGAGGAGAGCCAGGCGCAGGTGGGCCAGTGCCCTAGCCTAGAGGGGCGCTTAGGCCGTCTTGAGGGAGTCTGCGAGCGACTGGACACTGTGGCAGGGGGACTACAAGGCCTGCGTGAAGGCCTTTCCAGACATGTGGCTGGGCTCTGGGATGCACTACGGGAAAGCAACAGCACCAGCCTGACACAGGCCGCCCTGCTGGAGAAGCTGCTGGGGGGCCAGGCAGGCCTGGGCAGGCGGCTTGGTGCCCTCAACAgttccctgctgctcctggaagACCGTCTGCAGCAGCTTAGCCTGAAGGACTTTACTG GACCTGCGGGCGAGGCTGGGCCCCCTGGGCCCCCTGGGCCTCCTGGGCTACAGGGGCCTCTAGGCCCTGCAGGACCTCCAGGACCTCCTGGCAAAGATGGACAAAAGGGGGCCATTGGACCACCAG GTCCTCAAGGTGAACAGG GAGTGGAGGGACTACCAGCAGCCCCCGTGCCCAGGGTGGCCTTTTCAGCTGCCCTGAGTTTGCCTCGGTCAGATCCTGGCACGGTCCCCTTCGACAGAGTCCTGCTCAACGATGGAGGCTACTACGACCCAGAGACAG GTGTATTCACTGCGCCACTGGCTGGACGCTACTTGCTGAGCGCTGTACTAACTGGACACCGGCACGAGAAAGTGGAAGCCGTGCTGTCACGCTCCAACCTGGGCGTGGCCCGTATTGACTCCGGAGGCTACGAGCCTGAGGGACTGGAGAATAAGCCTGTGGCCGAAAGTCAGCCCAGCCCTGGCGCTCTGGGCGTCTTCAGCCTCATCCTGCCACTGCAGGTCGGAGACACCGTCTGTATCGACCTGGTCATGGGCCAGCTGGCACACTCAGAGGAGCCGCTCACCATCTTCAGCGGAGCCCTGCTCTACGAGGACACAGAACTTGAACAGGTGTAG